Proteins encoded by one window of Amaranthus tricolor cultivar Red isolate AtriRed21 chromosome 4, ASM2621246v1, whole genome shotgun sequence:
- the LOC130811100 gene encoding cyclin-D2-1-like, which translates to MAPSIDYEVSSLLCAEDNTSVFDEEVDNNSNYYNGNDFEICIGNPKYSFHYQDYNFLNGNGPNFSVPSDECLASMFDKEIHSYLGFDYLKRFNNGDLSLTSRNQAVLWILKVQSHYNFGPLCAYLSVNYLDRFLSAYELPKGKYWMMQLLAVACLSLGAKVDETDVPLSLDFQVFDRKFVFEAKTIQRMELLVLSTLKWRMQSVTPFSFIDYFLYKLSGDVMPPKSLILQAIQLILSTIKEIELMEFKPSIIAAAVAISVTQDTQIVELTHKAFCLLIDHVEKEKVIKCIEKMRDMRMISKCNGWSGALSVPQSPVGVLDAPCLSYTSTPSVSCANSHCSPAPPPKRRKLNGAV; encoded by the exons ATGGCACCAAGTATTGATTATGAAGTATCAAGTCTCTTGTGTGCAGAAGACAACACAAGTGTTTTTGATGAAGaagttgataataatagtaattactaTAATGGGAATGATTTTGAGATTTGTATTGGAAATCCAAAATATTCATTTCATTATCAAGATTACAACTTTCTTAATGGGAATGGCCCTAATTTTTCTGTACCATCTGATGAATGTTTAGCCTCTATGTTTGACAAAGAAATACATTCTTATCTGGGTTTTGATTACTTGAAGAGATTCAACAATGGGGATTTGAGTTTGACTTCTAGAAATCAGGCTGTTCTTTGGATTCTAAAG GTTCAATCCCATTACAACTTTGGTCCTCTTTGTGCTTATCTATCTGTAAACTACTTGGATCGTTTTCTTTCGGCATATGAATTACCA AAGGGTAAATATTGGATGATGCAGTTGCTGGCTGTTGCCTGTTTATCCCTAGGTGCTAAAGTGGATGAAACTGATGTTCCCCTCTCCTTAGATTTTCAA GTGTTTGATAGAAAGTTTGTATTTGAAGCCAAAACAATACAAAGAATGGAACTATTAGTATTGAGCACATTGAAGTGGAGAATGCAATCAGTGACCCCATTTTCATTCATAGACTACTTCCTCTATAAATTAAGTGGGGATGTAATGCCACCAAAGAGTCTAATTTTGCAAGCCATCCAACTCATTCTAAGCACAATCAAAG AAATTGAGTTGATGGAATTCAAACCTTCAATAATAGCAGCGGCAGTGGCAATTTCTGTTACACAAGACACCCAAATAGTAGAACTCACCCATAAAGCTTTCTGTTTACTTATTGATCATGTTGAAAAG GAGAAAGTGATAAAGTGTATCGAAAAAATGCGCGATATGAGAATGATAAGCAAATGTAATGGATGGAGTGGCGCATTATCTGTGCCTCAGAGTCCGGTTGGTGTGCTTGATGCTCCATGTTTGAGCTATACGTCTACTCCATCGGTATCCTGTGCAAATTCTCATTGTAGTCCTGCTCCACCTCCTAAGAGAAGGAAGCTAAACGGAGCCGTCTAG
- the LOC130810514 gene encoding uncharacterized protein LOC130810514: MASPRSCLSWLSSSQESDPTIGSPNPWFDFYNRLPASSTTSDETDPNWGRSITSEDEEIQGMFDLQLDLQDLYIENLFPSSDEESLDDDELLSDIDVRSPFSRFVFL, translated from the coding sequence ATGGCGTCACCAAGGTCTTGTCTTTCTTGGTTGTCTTCGTCCCAAGAAAGTGATCCTACGATTGGATCTCCTAACCCATGGTTCGATTTCTACAATCGCCTACCTGCATCTTCTACGACTTCTGATGAAACGGATCCTAACTGGGGAAGAAGTATAActtctgaagatgaagaaatacagggtatgtttgatttacaactggatcttcaagatctatacattgagaacttgttcccttcctcagatgaagaatcattggatgatgatgaattgctGTCTGATATAGATGTTCGAAGCCCATTTTCTC